A stretch of Paenibacillus peoriae DNA encodes these proteins:
- a CDS encoding SDR family oxidoreductase: MNWQYPYYGTETQCKEVPITFPPQHQYRQPGLEYLMVPRPIYDNPKYIGTGKLQDRVAIISGGDSGIGRAVAVAFAKEGADVVIAYLDEHRDAMETRDVIHRLGRRCLLIPGDLRLKSNCCLVVQQTMETFGRIDILINNLGIQFVRESYLDISEQQLRDTFDTNIISFFHMTTEALPYMRAGASIVNTASVTAYVGQKNMIDYSATKGAIVSFTRALANNLVDQGIRVNAIAPGPIWTPLNPATQSPEVIRTFGSNTPMKRAGQPYELAPAYVLLASDDGSYITGQTLHINGGQMVTT; encoded by the coding sequence ATGAATTGGCAATATCCTTATTACGGCACAGAAACCCAATGTAAAGAAGTTCCGATTACTTTTCCTCCCCAGCATCAATATAGACAGCCGGGGTTGGAATACCTAATGGTTCCACGCCCTATTTATGATAATCCAAAGTATATCGGCACTGGAAAGCTTCAGGATCGGGTGGCTATTATTAGCGGTGGGGACAGTGGTATTGGTCGCGCGGTTGCAGTGGCATTTGCCAAGGAAGGGGCCGATGTGGTCATTGCCTATCTCGATGAGCATCGAGATGCTATGGAAACCCGTGATGTCATTCACAGGCTTGGCCGACGTTGTTTGTTAATTCCGGGGGATCTAAGGCTAAAAAGCAACTGCTGTCTGGTTGTTCAACAAACGATGGAAACCTTTGGTCGTATTGACATCCTGATTAACAACCTAGGTATTCAGTTTGTGCGCGAATCGTATCTGGATATCAGTGAGCAGCAGCTTCGTGATACGTTTGATACGAATATTATTTCCTTCTTCCATATGACTACAGAAGCATTGCCGTATATGCGGGCTGGGGCCAGCATCGTCAATACGGCATCGGTGACAGCCTATGTGGGTCAAAAGAATATGATCGATTATTCAGCTACCAAAGGAGCTATCGTCAGCTTCACCCGCGCTTTGGCTAATAATCTGGTCGACCAGGGTATTCGCGTGAATGCGATTGCTCCCGGTCCGATCTGGACTCCGCTGAATCCGGCCACACAGTCGCCTGAAGTCATTCGCACCTTCGGCAGCAATACACCAATGAAGCGTGCCGGGCAGCCTTATGAATTGGCTCCTGCCTATGTGCTGCTGGCTTCGGATGACGGTTCCTACATTACAGGCCAAACGCTGCATATAAACGGCGGCCAAATGGTCACCACTTAG
- a CDS encoding GNAT family N-acetyltransferase: MNNVELVPYHCGHDAILHTFYLPEEQKQFTGMPDEMLILAKEDPHRHPVVITATRRPVGFFILYNGDELADYTNTSEALLLRAFSIHYADQGQGFAKKGLLLLPQFIARHFPHIREIVLGVNARNLSAQSLYRKCGFIDEGDTKLGQHGLQHIFKMSL; encoded by the coding sequence ATGAATAATGTAGAGCTTGTCCCTTACCATTGTGGGCATGATGCCATTTTACATACCTTCTACTTACCTGAGGAGCAGAAGCAGTTTACTGGAATGCCGGATGAAATGCTCATACTGGCCAAGGAAGATCCGCACCGCCATCCTGTCGTGATTACGGCTACTAGAAGACCCGTTGGATTTTTCATTTTATACAATGGGGATGAATTAGCGGACTATACGAATACTTCTGAGGCACTGCTGCTACGCGCGTTCTCTATTCATTACGCAGATCAGGGACAAGGATTCGCCAAAAAAGGGCTGCTTCTACTACCACAGTTCATCGCCAGACACTTCCCACATATTCGCGAGATTGTACTGGGCGTCAATGCCCGTAATCTGTCTGCCCAAAGTCTGTATCGCAAATGCGGCTTTATAGATGAAGGTGACACTAAATTGGGACAACACGGCTTGCAGCATATTTTTAAAATGAGCCTATAA
- the hcp gene encoding hydroxylamine reductase, with the protein MFCYQCEQTPSGGCKVVGVCGKDETIASLQDTMIFALKGIAAYATHARQLGYTDPEVDRITHEALYMTLTNSNFNVQEHLEMAMKVGNAAVRIMDVLDRAHTDRFGIPQPITVSQNKIEGQCIVVTGHNLYALEELLRQTEGKGINIYTHSEMLPAHGYPALKKYAHLKGNIGKAWYDQRRLFEEFPGAILATTNCVMPIKGTYADRFFSYEVAGLEGVAKIMDDDFSPLIERALALPAADVDSEQVLTTGYHHETVIGLAPEIIQAVKDGHIRRFFVIAGCDAPGKGGNYYRELATSLPNDTVILTTSCGKFRFNDVDYGTVGDTGIPRYIDLGQCNNSGSTVKIALALADAFGCTVNELPVSIVLSWFEQKAVAILLGLFSLGIQDIRIGPKPPEFISSGVLDVLVEMFGLKLITTAEEDMKAMLALS; encoded by the coding sequence ATGTTTTGTTATCAGTGTGAACAGACGCCGAGTGGTGGGTGTAAAGTAGTTGGGGTGTGCGGGAAGGATGAGACGATAGCGAGCTTGCAGGATACGATGATTTTTGCATTAAAAGGGATTGCTGCCTATGCGACACATGCTCGCCAGTTGGGCTATACCGATCCTGAGGTAGATCGCATCACGCATGAAGCGTTATATATGACCTTAACCAATTCTAACTTTAATGTACAAGAGCATTTGGAAATGGCGATGAAGGTCGGAAATGCGGCTGTACGGATCATGGATGTGCTAGATCGTGCGCATACGGATCGTTTTGGCATTCCGCAGCCAATTACCGTCAGCCAAAATAAAATCGAAGGCCAATGCATCGTCGTGACCGGACATAATTTATATGCGCTGGAGGAATTGCTACGGCAAACAGAGGGCAAGGGCATCAATATCTATACTCACTCGGAAATGCTGCCTGCCCACGGTTATCCGGCATTGAAGAAATATGCACATCTCAAAGGGAATATCGGTAAAGCCTGGTACGATCAACGCAGACTGTTCGAAGAGTTTCCGGGTGCAATTCTGGCTACGACGAACTGTGTTATGCCGATTAAAGGCACGTATGCAGACCGCTTCTTCTCTTATGAAGTAGCCGGGCTGGAGGGAGTAGCCAAGATCATGGACGACGACTTTTCACCATTGATCGAGCGTGCTTTAGCACTGCCAGCCGCAGATGTAGATTCGGAGCAGGTGCTTACAACGGGATATCATCACGAGACGGTCATCGGGCTGGCTCCTGAGATTATTCAGGCCGTTAAAGACGGACATATCCGCCGTTTCTTCGTTATTGCAGGCTGCGACGCACCGGGCAAAGGCGGTAACTATTATCGCGAGCTAGCTACATCCTTGCCGAACGATACAGTTATTCTGACCACGTCCTGTGGTAAATTCCGCTTTAATGACGTGGATTATGGCACTGTTGGAGATACCGGCATTCCGCGTTATATTGATTTGGGGCAATGCAACAATTCGGGTTCTACTGTGAAAATCGCTCTGGCATTGGCGGATGCTTTCGGCTGTACGGTGAACGAGCTGCCTGTCAGCATTGTTCTGTCCTGGTTTGAGCAAAAAGCGGTTGCCATTCTGCTGGGCTTGTTCAGCCTTGGCATCCAGGATATTCGCATTGGGCCGAAGCCGCCTGAGTTCATTTCTTCTGGCGTGCTGGATGTACTAGTGGAGATGTTTGGCTTGAAGCTAATTACGACCGCAGAGGAAGATATGAAAGCGATGTTGGCGTTGTCGTAA
- the chvE gene encoding multiple monosaccharide ABC transporter substrate-binding protein — MKKGAVVVWLLVLALMLSACNLAESGTGSKEKGYVGISMPTKSSERWVGDGENMVRLFQEQGYKTDLQYAEDVVENQISQIENMITKGVNVMVIASVDGNTLTDVIQKAHDRGIQVISYDRLIRNTPYLTYYATFDNFKVGVLQAAYIEKKLGLKEGKGPFNIELFGGSPDDNNAYFFFNGAMSVLKPYVDSGKLVVRSKQMTMAQIATLRWDGALAQSRMDNLLSAYYSGANLDAVLSPYDGISIGIISSLKGVGYGTANKPLPIITGQDAELASIKSIVAGEQTQTVFKDTRKLAEQTVVMANSILQGKQAEVNDVKSYNNGKKVIPAYLLDPISVDRTNVEKDIVGSHYYTKEQIGLK; from the coding sequence ATGAAAAAAGGAGCTGTTGTCGTTTGGCTTCTGGTTTTGGCCCTGATGCTTTCGGCCTGTAATTTGGCGGAGAGTGGAACGGGCAGCAAGGAAAAAGGCTATGTGGGCATTTCCATGCCGACCAAATCGTCCGAGCGTTGGGTAGGGGACGGGGAGAATATGGTCCGGTTGTTTCAGGAGCAAGGCTATAAAACGGATTTACAGTACGCCGAGGACGTAGTAGAAAACCAAATCTCCCAAATCGAAAATATGATCACCAAGGGCGTCAATGTTATGGTGATCGCTTCGGTCGACGGAAACACGCTTACGGATGTGATTCAGAAGGCACACGACCGAGGCATTCAGGTCATTTCTTACGACCGCCTGATTCGCAACACACCGTATCTGACGTATTATGCGACCTTCGATAACTTTAAGGTGGGCGTGCTACAGGCAGCATATATTGAGAAAAAGTTGGGACTCAAGGAAGGCAAAGGTCCTTTCAATATCGAGCTGTTCGGTGGTTCACCGGATGATAATAACGCTTATTTCTTCTTTAATGGTGCGATGTCCGTACTGAAACCGTACGTGGATTCCGGCAAACTGGTCGTGCGCAGCAAGCAGATGACGATGGCGCAGATTGCTACACTGCGGTGGGACGGAGCATTGGCGCAGTCGCGGATGGATAATTTGCTGAGTGCCTACTATTCGGGGGCCAATCTGGACGCAGTACTATCCCCTTATGACGGAATCAGTATCGGTATCATTTCATCCCTGAAAGGGGTCGGATACGGAACAGCGAACAAGCCCCTGCCGATCATTACAGGACAGGATGCGGAGCTGGCTTCCATTAAGTCGATTGTGGCTGGAGAGCAGACGCAAACTGTATTTAAGGATACTCGCAAGCTGGCTGAGCAAACGGTCGTGATGGCCAATAGCATTTTACAAGGCAAGCAAGCGGAAGTGAATGACGTCAAATCCTATAACAACGGTAAAAAGGTCATTCCTGCCTACTTGCTTGATCCGATCTCGGTAGATCGGACGAATGTGGAGAAGGATATTGTCGGCAGTCACTATTACACCAAAGAGCAAATTGGACTGAAATAA
- a CDS encoding EcsC family protein, translated as MKQLTEYRESQDVLRHELKNIEKWEKEQKDIFFWEKIGRWPFMLLDRLTPKIIKDKLEQLLNELGSFIQNGGKYLVKEETVLNRLKKTAHEHVIQQNGADSASDTQDLPRAGENVDSEHSVEPMWELKQAAELPLTIMDRTADDMTSARITFATAQGATTGIGGVFTIAADIPLLLGLSLKVLQEIALCYGFNPHDKQERIFIIKCMQFASSDIVGKKAVLEELALFDDPSRQAQVFSQMQGWREVINTYRDQFGWKKLLQMVPIAGILFGSIANRSAISDVAEAGKMLYRKRRIVMRLAEVESEESR; from the coding sequence ATGAAGCAGCTTACAGAATATCGGGAAAGCCAGGACGTATTGCGTCATGAGTTGAAGAATATTGAAAAATGGGAGAAGGAACAGAAGGACATTTTTTTCTGGGAAAAAATCGGCAGATGGCCTTTTATGTTGCTGGATCGGCTGACGCCCAAAATCATTAAAGACAAGCTGGAGCAACTCCTTAACGAGTTGGGTAGCTTCATTCAGAACGGCGGCAAATATTTGGTGAAGGAAGAAACGGTTCTGAACAGGCTGAAAAAGACGGCCCATGAACATGTCATTCAGCAAAATGGTGCAGATTCCGCTTCGGATACGCAGGACCTGCCTCGTGCCGGGGAAAACGTTGATTCAGAACATAGTGTCGAACCTATGTGGGAGTTGAAGCAGGCGGCTGAGCTCCCGCTAACCATCATGGATCGGACTGCCGACGATATGACATCGGCTCGCATTACCTTTGCCACCGCTCAGGGAGCAACAACGGGGATTGGTGGTGTGTTTACGATTGCGGCGGATATTCCTCTTTTGCTCGGCTTGTCGCTCAAAGTGCTTCAGGAAATAGCCTTGTGCTATGGCTTTAATCCCCATGATAAGCAGGAACGCATTTTTATTATTAAATGTATGCAATTTGCTTCATCCGATATTGTGGGGAAGAAGGCCGTATTAGAGGAGCTGGCTTTGTTCGATGATCCTTCACGTCAGGCACAGGTTTTTTCCCAGATGCAGGGATGGAGAGAGGTCATTAACACCTATCGTGATCAGTTTGGATGGAAAAAGCTGCTTCAAATGGTCCCGATTGCGGGCATTTTGTTCGGGTCTATCGCGAATCGAAGTGCTATTAGTGATGTAGCTGAAGCAGGGAAAATGCTGTATCGGAAGCGTCGGATTGTGATGCGTTTGGCAGAAGTAGAGAGTGAGGAATCACGTTAG
- a CDS encoding Lrp/AsnC family transcriptional regulator encodes MELFAPDDTDLRILHHLIEDSSLSHKEIGQLVHLTGQAVGARVRKMQDAGIIEGYTLRWNPEKIGQTIHAFITVFLNSGTTHSAFQAFAREHPYIVEIHRVSGEGCYWMRVRMSSQTELNTMLDELTKFGNYKLSFSIGEI; translated from the coding sequence ATGGAACTATTCGCACCTGATGACACCGATCTGCGCATTCTTCATCATTTAATTGAAGACAGCTCTTTATCGCACAAGGAGATCGGCCAGCTTGTTCATTTGACAGGCCAAGCCGTAGGGGCGCGTGTTCGAAAAATGCAGGATGCGGGCATTATCGAAGGCTATACGCTGCGCTGGAACCCTGAAAAAATTGGACAGACGATTCATGCCTTTATTACGGTTTTTTTGAATTCAGGAACGACTCACAGTGCTTTCCAGGCTTTTGCACGGGAGCATCCCTATATTGTTGAAATCCATCGGGTGAGTGGGGAGGGCTGTTATTGGATGCGGGTGCGCATGTCCTCACAGACAGAGTTAAATACCATGCTGGATGAACTTACGAAGTTTGGTAATTACAAATTGAGTTTTTCCATTGGTGAGATTTAA
- a CDS encoding helix-turn-helix domain-containing protein has protein sequence MSELLELVGTRIRDIRKSKGLSQEALAEKAGFNSSYIGFIERAERNISLKNLEKIAKALNVGVYQLLTYVKDNDELTEEHSSIKTILTLLRTRESKDTELALKILTDIFIRIDER, from the coding sequence ATGTCAGAACTTTTGGAATTAGTCGGTACACGTATTCGAGATATTCGAAAGTCTAAAGGGCTTTCCCAGGAAGCTTTAGCCGAAAAAGCAGGATTCAATTCGAGTTATATTGGATTCATTGAGCGAGCAGAGAGAAATATATCTTTGAAAAATCTGGAGAAAATAGCGAAAGCATTGAACGTGGGCGTCTATCAGTTGCTTACATATGTGAAGGACAATGATGAGCTTACCGAAGAACATTCGAGTATAAAAACCATTTTAACTCTCCTAAGAACTCGTGAATCCAAAGATACTGAACTGGCATTAAAGATTCTTACGGACATCTTTATAAGAATCGATGAACGATGA
- a CDS encoding MBL fold metallo-hydrolase codes for MKITLIRNATLWLEYAGVKFLIDPMLSDAGANPPVPNTENARRNPLVPLPPQWQALGQPDVVIVTHLHPDHWDPAAVRWLDKQIPVFCQPGNEEQITADGFTQVTPIPLAGSVGEIEIIRTTGHHGTGEIGEQMGPVSGFVFQAPGEPVVYLAGDTIWCSEVAETLDKYRPDWTIVNAGGARFTVGDPIIMNAQDVTTVAQHAPYTQIVAVHMEAINHCLLTRSELTEHINREGLKGRIHIPADGATVSE; via the coding sequence ATGAAAATCACACTAATCCGTAACGCAACCTTATGGCTGGAATACGCTGGAGTAAAATTTCTGATCGATCCGATGTTGAGCGATGCTGGCGCAAATCCGCCGGTCCCCAATACGGAAAATGCCCGCCGTAATCCACTGGTTCCCTTGCCGCCACAATGGCAGGCACTCGGACAGCCTGACGTTGTCATCGTCACACATTTACATCCCGATCATTGGGACCCGGCAGCAGTACGCTGGTTGGACAAACAAATTCCTGTCTTCTGCCAGCCCGGAAATGAAGAACAAATCACTGCTGATGGTTTTACACAGGTTACCCCGATTCCGTTGGCTGGTTCTGTGGGAGAAATTGAGATTATCCGTACAACCGGGCATCACGGCACCGGAGAAATCGGGGAGCAGATGGGACCCGTATCCGGCTTTGTTTTTCAGGCACCAGGTGAACCTGTCGTCTATTTGGCCGGGGATACGATCTGGTGCAGTGAAGTCGCGGAAACACTGGATAAATATCGTCCTGACTGGACAATTGTGAACGCTGGAGGAGCACGGTTTACGGTAGGTGATCCCATTATTATGAATGCCCAGGATGTAACGACGGTAGCACAACATGCCCCTTATACACAAATCGTGGCTGTCCACATGGAAGCAATCAACCATTGTCTACTAACTCGCTCAGAGCTTACGGAACATATCAACCGTGAAGGTTTAAAGGGGCGCATCCACATTCCAGCAGATGGAGCGACGGTTTCGGAGTAA
- a CDS encoding HEPN domain-containing protein, whose protein sequence is MKHYSLSPQLHSDSDFKLPKYSDTYIFNCMMDFQKLAEYQIKLAQMMRDHNQFQNCLILCDRAMFSMAKAMYVHRNQIIPSYIRSMTDLFPLIHTDAEPNLDMVLFIGTVHYLVSGEDEASEETMRQEEVDKLLYKTDSILESLSQRIVADPSKRYPSIYKENSFNESVDLLSIIPGSF, encoded by the coding sequence ATGAAACATTACTCCTTAAGTCCCCAACTACATAGTGATTCTGATTTCAAATTGCCCAAGTACAGCGATACCTACATATTCAATTGCATGATGGATTTTCAAAAGCTTGCCGAATACCAGATCAAGCTTGCACAGATGATGCGCGACCATAATCAGTTTCAAAACTGCCTCATTCTTTGTGATCGAGCGATGTTTTCTATGGCTAAGGCCATGTATGTTCATCGAAACCAAATCATTCCATCGTACATTCGATCCATGACTGACCTATTCCCTTTAATTCACACAGATGCTGAGCCCAATTTAGATATGGTGCTGTTTATCGGTACGGTACATTATCTGGTTTCGGGAGAGGATGAAGCATCCGAGGAGACGATGAGACAGGAGGAAGTAGACAAGTTGCTTTATAAAACGGACTCTATTCTAGAGTCTCTGTCACAGCGGATCGTAGCTGATCCGTCTAAGCGGTATCCGTCTATTTATAAAGAAAATTCGTTCAATGAATCGGTAGATCTTTTATCAATAATACCCGGTTCTTTTTGA
- a CDS encoding nucleoside triphosphate pyrophosphohydrolase, giving the protein MPTYNKLVRDRIPHLIMSQGKECRTRILEPEEYKQELRTKLCEEAEEYFEAEKDQDALEELADMLEVIRALAEVHRANAAELDKLRADKAETRGGFQERVFLIDVDEDKS; this is encoded by the coding sequence ATGCCTACATACAACAAACTGGTGCGGGATCGGATTCCGCACCTCATTATGTCTCAGGGCAAGGAATGTCGGACACGTATCTTGGAACCTGAGGAATATAAGCAGGAGCTGAGAACGAAGCTTTGTGAAGAAGCTGAGGAATATTTTGAAGCGGAAAAAGATCAGGATGCGCTGGAAGAGCTGGCAGATATGCTGGAAGTCATCCGAGCGCTGGCAGAAGTACATAGAGCGAATGCAGCAGAGCTGGACAAGCTACGGGCAGACAAAGCCGAGACACGGGGCGGATTCCAGGAGCGGGTGTTCTTAATTGATGTCGATGAAGATAAAAGTTAA
- the mmsB gene encoding multiple monosaccharide ABC transporter permease, giving the protein METITKLFKNNIRQYGMMIALVVIMILFEVLTGGLLLKPINITNLILQNSYILVLAIGMVLVIITGHIDLSVGSIAAFVGAVAAIMMVDWQLPAWIAVIASLLVGALIGAWQGFWVAYVRIPAFIVTLAGMLLFRGLTMIVLEGQSISPFPGGFQKISSGFLPDFSSTGYNLVSIIVGIALTVWLIVNELRERRSQLKYGFEVPSQALFVLKLIVVAAVINLFTFMLASYAGIPNILVLLFILIVVYSFVMNRTIMGRHVYALGGNEKAAGLSGVKTKKVTFWVFVNMGVLAAISGLIFAARLNAATPRAGTNFELDAIAACFIGGASASGGIGTVFGAIIGGLVMGVLNNGMSLIGLGIDWQQGIKGLVLLLAVAFDIYNKNKRSA; this is encoded by the coding sequence ATGGAAACCATAACTAAACTATTTAAAAATAACATCCGCCAATATGGCATGATGATTGCGCTGGTCGTCATTATGATTTTGTTCGAGGTGCTGACGGGCGGCCTGCTGTTGAAGCCGATTAATATTACCAATCTGATTCTGCAAAACAGCTATATTCTCGTGCTGGCCATCGGGATGGTGCTGGTCATCATCACTGGACATATTGACCTGTCCGTCGGCTCCATAGCCGCTTTTGTCGGTGCGGTTGCCGCCATAATGATGGTCGATTGGCAGCTTCCAGCATGGATCGCTGTGATTGCATCTTTGCTGGTCGGAGCGTTAATCGGCGCTTGGCAAGGGTTCTGGGTCGCTTATGTACGGATTCCGGCATTTATCGTTACATTGGCAGGAATGCTGCTCTTCCGTGGATTGACCATGATCGTGCTGGAAGGTCAATCGATCTCTCCATTTCCGGGGGGCTTCCAGAAAATCAGTTCAGGCTTCCTGCCGGATTTTTCATCTACCGGTTATAACCTGGTATCCATCATTGTCGGCATTGCACTCACGGTATGGCTTATCGTGAACGAACTTCGCGAACGTCGTTCTCAGCTTAAATATGGATTCGAGGTTCCGTCACAAGCTTTATTTGTACTCAAGCTGATTGTGGTAGCTGCGGTCATCAATCTGTTCACCTTCATGCTCGCGAGCTACGCGGGGATACCTAACATTCTCGTGCTGCTGTTCATACTGATCGTTGTGTACTCCTTCGTCATGAACCGCACGATTATGGGACGTCATGTGTATGCGTTGGGTGGAAATGAAAAGGCAGCGGGTCTGTCCGGTGTCAAAACGAAAAAAGTAACGTTCTGGGTATTCGTCAATATGGGTGTGCTGGCGGCCATTTCCGGTCTGATCTTTGCTGCACGTCTGAACGCGGCTACGCCGAGAGCGGGTACGAACTTCGAGCTAGATGCCATCGCAGCCTGCTTTATCGGTGGAGCTTCGGCATCCGGCGGGATCGGAACCGTTTTTGGAGCCATTATCGGTGGTTTGGTCATGGGCGTACTGAATAACGGTATGTCTCTGATCGGTCTGGGTATTGACTGGCAGCAAGGAATCAAGGGCTTGGTGCTGCTGCTGGCGGTTGCCTTCGATATTTACAACAAAAACAAAAGATCTGCTTAA
- the mmsA gene encoding multiple monosaccharide ABC transporter ATP-binding protein, which produces MTGIILEMKGITKTFPGVKALENVNLKVKEGEIHSLCGENGAGKSTLMKVLSGVYPHGTYEGDIVFQGKTCEFKDIKQSEELGIVIIHQELALIPYLSIAENIYLGNERASGGVIDWKETFVGTRDLLSKVGLSENPNTLVTNIGVGKQQLVEIAKALSKKVKLLILDEPTAALNEDDSENLLNLMLEFKRQGISCILISHKLNEVAKVSDSITILRDGKTIETLDMKKDEVTEDRIISGMVGRDLTSRYPERHAEIGKVVLEVKDWTVYHEHHADRKVLDQVNLNIRRGEIVGIAGLMGAGRTELAMSVFGKSYGRNISGQLIKDGKPIQNNTVTDAINNGFAYVTEDRKEYGLILMDDIKRNISLTGLNKLTKGAVVNEQEEVVVAEEMKKSMNIKAPSILQKTGNLSGGNQQKVVLSKWIFAGPDILILDEPTRGIDVGAKYEIYTIIHRLAAEGKGVLVISSELPEVLGLCDRIYVMNAGRITGEVSREDASQETLMRYMTKSGGVKHGNHN; this is translated from the coding sequence ATGACTGGAATCATTTTGGAAATGAAGGGAATTACCAAAACCTTTCCCGGCGTGAAGGCATTGGAAAATGTAAATCTCAAGGTCAAGGAAGGCGAAATCCATTCCCTGTGCGGTGAGAACGGTGCGGGCAAATCGACGCTGATGAAGGTACTCAGCGGTGTATATCCGCATGGAACCTATGAAGGGGATATTGTTTTCCAGGGCAAAACGTGTGAGTTCAAGGATATCAAGCAGAGCGAGGAACTAGGCATTGTCATTATCCATCAGGAGCTGGCGCTGATCCCGTACCTCTCGATTGCGGAAAATATTTATCTGGGCAACGAACGCGCCAGCGGCGGCGTGATTGATTGGAAAGAGACTTTTGTAGGGACACGCGATCTGCTGTCCAAGGTCGGTTTGAGTGAGAATCCTAATACATTAGTTACGAACATCGGGGTCGGGAAGCAACAACTGGTCGAAATTGCGAAAGCGCTCTCTAAAAAGGTAAAGTTGCTTATTCTCGATGAACCGACAGCGGCGTTGAATGAGGATGATAGTGAAAATCTGCTTAATTTGATGCTGGAATTTAAAAGACAGGGCATTTCCTGCATTCTCATCTCCCACAAGCTGAATGAGGTCGCAAAGGTGTCGGATTCAATTACGATTTTGCGGGACGGGAAGACGATTGAGACACTGGATATGAAAAAGGATGAGGTCACGGAGGATCGGATCATTAGCGGGATGGTTGGACGTGATCTGACCAGCCGTTATCCAGAGCGTCATGCCGAGATTGGCAAAGTCGTTCTGGAAGTGAAGGATTGGACGGTGTATCACGAGCATCATGCAGACCGCAAGGTGCTGGATCAGGTGAATTTGAACATCCGTCGCGGTGAAATTGTCGGTATTGCCGGGCTGATGGGAGCGGGACGGACCGAGCTGGCGATGAGCGTGTTTGGCAAGTCATACGGACGCAACATTTCCGGTCAGCTGATTAAAGACGGCAAGCCGATCCAGAACAACACGGTTACAGACGCGATCAACAACGGCTTTGCCTATGTGACAGAGGATCGCAAGGAGTATGGCCTCATTTTGATGGATGATATCAAGCGTAATATTTCGCTGACTGGCCTGAACAAGCTGACGAAGGGTGCTGTCGTCAATGAGCAGGAGGAAGTCGTTGTTGCAGAGGAAATGAAAAAAAGCATGAACATAAAAGCACCGAGCATTTTACAGAAAACGGGTAATCTGAGTGGCGGCAATCAGCAGAAGGTGGTGCTGAGCAAATGGATTTTCGCCGGGCCGGATATTCTGATTCTGGATGAGCCGACACGCGGCATTGATGTGGGTGCCAAATATGAAATTTATACGATTATTCATCGACTTGCCGCTGAAGGCAAGGGAGTGCTGGTCATTTCGTCCGAGCTGCCAGAGGTACTAGGTTTGTGTGACCGGATTTATGTCATGAATGCTGGGCGGATCACTGGAGAGGTTAGCCGTGAGGACGCGTCGCAGGAAACGTTGATGAGATATATGACCAAGTCAGGAGGCGTGAAGCATGGAAACCATAACTAA